From Selenomonadales bacterium, one genomic window encodes:
- a CDS encoding aminotransferase has protein sequence MAVDIRLLKAKLKYHSKTYYEVAQAIGINRDTFTRRLEDGGSFRVREVQAMMEHIPLTRDETWEIFFGGVNDGFERAASCVCSCS, from the coding sequence ATGGCAGTTGATATCCGGCTGCTGAAAGCAAAGTTGAAGTATCATAGCAAAACGTATTACGAAGTTGCCCAAGCAATCGGCATAAACAGAGATACGTTTACACGCAGGCTTGAAGATGGCGGTTCGTTCCGCGTGAGAGAAGTACAGGCAATGATGGAGCATATTCCGCTTACGCGAGATGAAACGTGGGAGATATTTTTTGGAGGTGTGAATGATGGATTTGAAAGAGCTGCATCGTGTGTGTGTTCCTGTAGTTGA
- a CDS encoding helix-turn-helix transcriptional regulator, whose protein sequence is MKITARAARVNKGFNMEEAAKLLGITRKTLWNYEMGETSPTLDTVKKMVVLYGVPQEKLIFLPNDNT, encoded by the coding sequence TTGAAAATTACAGCTAGGGCGGCGAGAGTAAACAAAGGGTTTAACATGGAAGAAGCCGCGAAACTACTAGGGATCACAAGAAAAACCTTGTGGAATTACGAAATGGGAGAAACTTCTCCTACTCTTGACACGGTAAAGAAAATGGTAGTCTTGTACGGTGTTCCGCAAGAAAAACTTATTTTTTTACCAAACGATAACACGTAA
- a CDS encoding DUF805 domain-containing protein, which translates to MKHKITSLQIAQLFLIGFLLIITTDRFSSGVYTLLRILATIISVWSAIKTDNNILKLIFAFIAILFNPIILIKLDRDEWQLINLIVALFYAGNILYPIISKYRKTPKIPSTPQSVVKSDIVCKALQPTQEVNVRTTPTEETKTPSTDIQPKPQEHITIGQRFSKLFQGRLGRLTFAIRFIFTFIGAMCCGIIYSSIFSTYVNPDMFFVAVFCLLVLLALIVYWFSIVIRRLHDINASGFYSIPLMVVQSLGIIGFVGIIVLACFPGTKGRNKYGEQPK; encoded by the coding sequence ATGAAACATAAGATAACCTCATTACAGATAGCACAGCTATTCTTAATAGGATTTTTACTTATAATAACCACAGACCGATTTTCCTCGGGTGTATATACTCTACTTAGAATACTGGCAACAATCATCTCGGTATGGTCTGCAATAAAAACAGATAACAACATCCTTAAACTTATCTTCGCATTTATAGCGATACTATTTAACCCGATTATTCTCATCAAACTGGATAGAGATGAATGGCAGCTTATCAACCTAATTGTAGCTCTGTTCTATGCAGGAAACATTTTGTATCCTATCATCTCCAAATACAGAAAAACTCCAAAGATACCTTCAACGCCGCAAAGTGTTGTTAAAAGCGACATTGTTTGCAAAGCTCTTCAACCCACTCAAGAAGTCAATGTAAGAACCACTCCAACAGAAGAAACTAAAACTCCTTCTACGGACATTCAGCCGAAACCACAGGAACATATAACTATTGGACAGCGCTTCTCAAAATTATTTCAAGGGCGCTTGGGTCGATTGACTTTCGCAATTCGCTTTATTTTTACGTTCATAGGAGCTATGTGTTGTGGTATCATCTATAGCTCTATTTTCTCTACATACGTAAACCCCGATATGTTTTTTGTAGCCGTCTTTTGCCTTTTGGTTTTGTTGGCATTAATAGTTTATTGGTTTTCCATTGTCATTAGGAGATTACATGACATCAACGCTTCTGGTTTCTACTCAATTCCACTTATGGTAGTACAATCTTTGGGGATTATCGGTTTTGTAGGGATAATAGTA
- a CDS encoding helix-turn-helix transcriptional regulator, whose protein sequence is MRVEIDKKVVGKNLTKLVKNSGKSRKEICAATGIGYSTFTEWINGRKYPRPEGIEILAKYFGVSKADLIEEQTAAPVLLSPAEIGNTIRAQREEKGLTYEQLAEQTGTTVAVIKKWEKGKIAEPRIDMASNLARALDLPTSALFGVQENETNIRRQRFRTMLYEELPDLCLTDDEIRQVINYIKFVISQRK, encoded by the coding sequence ATGCGCGTAGAAATAGACAAGAAAGTTGTTGGGAAAAACCTCACAAAACTAGTTAAAAACAGCGGAAAAAGCAGAAAAGAAATCTGTGCTGCAACTGGCATCGGCTACTCCACTTTTACCGAATGGATAAACGGTAGGAAGTACCCTCGTCCAGAAGGCATAGAGATATTAGCTAAATACTTCGGTGTGTCTAAAGCAGACCTTATCGAAGAACAGACCGCCGCTCCTGTTCTCCTCTCCCCTGCCGAGATTGGCAACACCATACGCGCTCAGCGAGAAGAAAAGGGACTCACATACGAACAGCTTGCCGAACAAACGGGCACTACAGTAGCTGTCATCAAGAAATGGGAGAAAGGCAAGATTGCCGAACCTCGCATAGACATGGCATCAAACCTTGCACGTGCACTCGACCTGCCGACCTCTGCCCTCTTCGGTGTGCAAGAGAACGAAACGAACATACGCAGACAGAGATTCCGAACCATGCTATACGAAGAACTCCCTGACCTGTGCTTGACCGATGACGAGATAAGACAAGTCATCAACTATATCAAGTTTGTTATATCGCAGAGAAAATAG